A DNA window from Pleuronectes platessa chromosome 19, fPlePla1.1, whole genome shotgun sequence contains the following coding sequences:
- the polm gene encoding DNA-directed DNA/RNA polymerase mu isoform X2: MDIIQLNWQILQIKQLTMVPLKRRRVTGKIGADSSGDHPPIKFPQVFLFLLERKMGASRRAFLSQLGRKKGFRVEESFSQSITHVISENNSGDEVRTWLDSQHTAQGRAPLHLLDISWFTESMHAGHPVPILDRHKLQQQVDDAEVMVFSVPSYACQRRTTPDDNNSLLTDALSLLAENAELCDQEGRGVAFRRAAAVLKALPKPLTCMTQLRGLPCLGGHSLRVIKEILDNGASSEVESMKHCERYKARKVLTGVFGVGAKTADRWIREGIHTLHQLRDSGHSLNRTQKAGVEHYDDLNQPVSKAEADAVEEIVAKAVVSVLPGAQITLTGGFRRGKLTGHDVDFLITHPEEGREEGLMSKVVSWLESHGFLLYQKTTRNSYLESKDGPARIASNMDRFERCFSIFKLAKEVKRETKQPETQRETGLQNTVEGPCSVGDHTHIQVDDSILQTDHTSQSQIHADEQRSCEDGGLKPAGHKPWRAVRVDLVVSPFSQFAFALLGWTGSKLFERDLRRWAGQEKAMSLNSHALYDNTQKRYLKATSEEEIFAHLGLEFIPPSERNA; this comes from the exons AGTTAACGATGGTGCCATTGAAGCGAAGAAGAGTCACTGGGAAGATTGGGGCTGACAGCAGTGGAGATCATCCACCAATCAAGTTCCCCCAGGTCTTTCTATTCCTGTTGGAAAGGAAAATGGGAGCCAGTCGCAGAGCTTTCCTCTCTCAGCTGGGTCGAAAGAAAGGATTTCGAGTGGAGGAATCGTTCAG TCAAAGCATCACACATGTCATTTCTGAAAACAACTCTGGAGATGAGGTCAGGACGTGGCTGGACTCACAGCACACGGCTCAGGGCCGAGCTCCGCTTCACCTGCTTGACATCAGCTGGTTCACCGAGAGCATGCACGCAGGCCATCCTGTTCCAATCCTGGACAGACACAAGCTACAG cagcaggttgatgACGCAGAGGTTATGGTGTTCTCGGTGCCCAGCTACGCCTGTCAGAGAAGAACCACTCCGGACGACAATAACAGCCTTCTCACC GATGCTTTGTCCCTCCTGGCTGAAAACGCTGAGCTCTGTGACCAGGAAGGGCGAGGTGTTGCTTTTCGCCGGGCGGCCGCCGTGTTGAAGGCCCTCCCTAAACCATTGACGTGCATGACGCAGCTCAGAGGGCTGCCCTGTCTCGGAGGACATTCACTGAGAGTCATCAAA GAGATTTTGGATAATGGAGCATCTAGTGAGGTGGAATCTATGAAGCACTGTGAGCGGTATAAAGCTCGAAAG GTTTTAACAGGTGTTTTTGGAGTCGGAGCTAAAACAGCAGACCGATGGATCCGAGAAGGGATACACACTCTTCACCAGTTACGGGATTCAGGACACTCCCTCAATCGAACCCAAAAAGCAG GTGTGGAGCACTATGACGACCTCAATCAGCCGGTCTCTAAGGCGGAGGCTGACGCTGTTGAAGAGATCGTGGCCAAAGCCGTCGTTTCTGTGTTACCAGGAGCACAGATTACTCTGACGGGAGGATTCAGGAG AGGAAAACTGACGGGTCATGATGTTGACTTCCTCATAACCCACCCAGAGGAAGGCAGGGAGGAGGGACTGATGTCTAAAGTGGTGTCCTGGCTGGAGTCACAT GGTTTCCTGCTCTACCAGAAAACAACGAGAAACTCTTACCTGGAGTCGAAGGACGGCCCTGCTCGAATTGCCTCCAACATGGACCGCTTTGAGAGGTGTTTCTCCATCTTCAAACTGGCCAAGGAGGTGAAACGGGAAACAAAACagccagagacacagagagaaactggaTTACAGAATACAGTAGAGGGCCCCTGCAGTGTTGGAGACCACACGCACATACAAGTTGATGACTCGATTCTACAGACGGATCATACTTCACAGAGTCAGATTCACGCCGACGAACAGAGATCCTGTGAAGATGGAGGACTAAAACCTGCAGGACACAAGCCGTGGAGAGCTGTGAGAGTGGACCTAGTGGTTTCTCCTTTCAGCCAGTTTGCTTTTGCTCTGCTCGGCTGGACGGGATCCAAG TTGTTTGAGAGAGACCTGCGACGTTGGGCTGGACAGGAAAAGGCCATGTCTCTAAACAGCCATGCTCTATATGACAACACACAG AAGAGGTATCTTAAAGCCACATCAGAGGAAGAGATATTTGCTCATCTCGGCCTAGAGTTCATTCCTCCATCAGAGAGAAACGCCTGA
- the polm gene encoding DNA-directed DNA/RNA polymerase mu isoform X1, translating into MDIIQLNWQILQIKQLTMVPLKRRRVTGKIGADSSGDHPPIKFPQVFLFLLERKMGASRRAFLSQLGRKKGFRVEESFSQSITHVISENNSGDEVRTWLDSQHTAQGRAPLHLLDISWFTESMHAGHPVPILDRHKLQQQQVDDAEVMVFSVPSYACQRRTTPDDNNSLLTDALSLLAENAELCDQEGRGVAFRRAAAVLKALPKPLTCMTQLRGLPCLGGHSLRVIKEILDNGASSEVESMKHCERYKARKVLTGVFGVGAKTADRWIREGIHTLHQLRDSGHSLNRTQKAGVEHYDDLNQPVSKAEADAVEEIVAKAVVSVLPGAQITLTGGFRRGKLTGHDVDFLITHPEEGREEGLMSKVVSWLESHGFLLYQKTTRNSYLESKDGPARIASNMDRFERCFSIFKLAKEVKRETKQPETQRETGLQNTVEGPCSVGDHTHIQVDDSILQTDHTSQSQIHADEQRSCEDGGLKPAGHKPWRAVRVDLVVSPFSQFAFALLGWTGSKLFERDLRRWAGQEKAMSLNSHALYDNTQKRYLKATSEEEIFAHLGLEFIPPSERNA; encoded by the exons AGTTAACGATGGTGCCATTGAAGCGAAGAAGAGTCACTGGGAAGATTGGGGCTGACAGCAGTGGAGATCATCCACCAATCAAGTTCCCCCAGGTCTTTCTATTCCTGTTGGAAAGGAAAATGGGAGCCAGTCGCAGAGCTTTCCTCTCTCAGCTGGGTCGAAAGAAAGGATTTCGAGTGGAGGAATCGTTCAG TCAAAGCATCACACATGTCATTTCTGAAAACAACTCTGGAGATGAGGTCAGGACGTGGCTGGACTCACAGCACACGGCTCAGGGCCGAGCTCCGCTTCACCTGCTTGACATCAGCTGGTTCACCGAGAGCATGCACGCAGGCCATCCTGTTCCAATCCTGGACAGACACAAGCTACAG cagcagcaggttgatgACGCAGAGGTTATGGTGTTCTCGGTGCCCAGCTACGCCTGTCAGAGAAGAACCACTCCGGACGACAATAACAGCCTTCTCACC GATGCTTTGTCCCTCCTGGCTGAAAACGCTGAGCTCTGTGACCAGGAAGGGCGAGGTGTTGCTTTTCGCCGGGCGGCCGCCGTGTTGAAGGCCCTCCCTAAACCATTGACGTGCATGACGCAGCTCAGAGGGCTGCCCTGTCTCGGAGGACATTCACTGAGAGTCATCAAA GAGATTTTGGATAATGGAGCATCTAGTGAGGTGGAATCTATGAAGCACTGTGAGCGGTATAAAGCTCGAAAG GTTTTAACAGGTGTTTTTGGAGTCGGAGCTAAAACAGCAGACCGATGGATCCGAGAAGGGATACACACTCTTCACCAGTTACGGGATTCAGGACACTCCCTCAATCGAACCCAAAAAGCAG GTGTGGAGCACTATGACGACCTCAATCAGCCGGTCTCTAAGGCGGAGGCTGACGCTGTTGAAGAGATCGTGGCCAAAGCCGTCGTTTCTGTGTTACCAGGAGCACAGATTACTCTGACGGGAGGATTCAGGAG AGGAAAACTGACGGGTCATGATGTTGACTTCCTCATAACCCACCCAGAGGAAGGCAGGGAGGAGGGACTGATGTCTAAAGTGGTGTCCTGGCTGGAGTCACAT GGTTTCCTGCTCTACCAGAAAACAACGAGAAACTCTTACCTGGAGTCGAAGGACGGCCCTGCTCGAATTGCCTCCAACATGGACCGCTTTGAGAGGTGTTTCTCCATCTTCAAACTGGCCAAGGAGGTGAAACGGGAAACAAAACagccagagacacagagagaaactggaTTACAGAATACAGTAGAGGGCCCCTGCAGTGTTGGAGACCACACGCACATACAAGTTGATGACTCGATTCTACAGACGGATCATACTTCACAGAGTCAGATTCACGCCGACGAACAGAGATCCTGTGAAGATGGAGGACTAAAACCTGCAGGACACAAGCCGTGGAGAGCTGTGAGAGTGGACCTAGTGGTTTCTCCTTTCAGCCAGTTTGCTTTTGCTCTGCTCGGCTGGACGGGATCCAAG TTGTTTGAGAGAGACCTGCGACGTTGGGCTGGACAGGAAAAGGCCATGTCTCTAAACAGCCATGCTCTATATGACAACACACAG AAGAGGTATCTTAAAGCCACATCAGAGGAAGAGATATTTGCTCATCTCGGCCTAGAGTTCATTCCTCCATCAGAGAGAAACGCCTGA
- the polm gene encoding DNA-directed DNA/RNA polymerase mu isoform X3 — translation MVPLKRRRVTGKIGADSSGDHPPIKFPQVFLFLLERKMGASRRAFLSQLGRKKGFRVEESFSQSITHVISENNSGDEVRTWLDSQHTAQGRAPLHLLDISWFTESMHAGHPVPILDRHKLQQQQVDDAEVMVFSVPSYACQRRTTPDDNNSLLTDALSLLAENAELCDQEGRGVAFRRAAAVLKALPKPLTCMTQLRGLPCLGGHSLRVIKEILDNGASSEVESMKHCERYKARKVLTGVFGVGAKTADRWIREGIHTLHQLRDSGHSLNRTQKAGVEHYDDLNQPVSKAEADAVEEIVAKAVVSVLPGAQITLTGGFRRGKLTGHDVDFLITHPEEGREEGLMSKVVSWLESHGFLLYQKTTRNSYLESKDGPARIASNMDRFERCFSIFKLAKEVKRETKQPETQRETGLQNTVEGPCSVGDHTHIQVDDSILQTDHTSQSQIHADEQRSCEDGGLKPAGHKPWRAVRVDLVVSPFSQFAFALLGWTGSKLFERDLRRWAGQEKAMSLNSHALYDNTQKRYLKATSEEEIFAHLGLEFIPPSERNA, via the exons ATGGTGCCATTGAAGCGAAGAAGAGTCACTGGGAAGATTGGGGCTGACAGCAGTGGAGATCATCCACCAATCAAGTTCCCCCAGGTCTTTCTATTCCTGTTGGAAAGGAAAATGGGAGCCAGTCGCAGAGCTTTCCTCTCTCAGCTGGGTCGAAAGAAAGGATTTCGAGTGGAGGAATCGTTCAG TCAAAGCATCACACATGTCATTTCTGAAAACAACTCTGGAGATGAGGTCAGGACGTGGCTGGACTCACAGCACACGGCTCAGGGCCGAGCTCCGCTTCACCTGCTTGACATCAGCTGGTTCACCGAGAGCATGCACGCAGGCCATCCTGTTCCAATCCTGGACAGACACAAGCTACAG cagcagcaggttgatgACGCAGAGGTTATGGTGTTCTCGGTGCCCAGCTACGCCTGTCAGAGAAGAACCACTCCGGACGACAATAACAGCCTTCTCACC GATGCTTTGTCCCTCCTGGCTGAAAACGCTGAGCTCTGTGACCAGGAAGGGCGAGGTGTTGCTTTTCGCCGGGCGGCCGCCGTGTTGAAGGCCCTCCCTAAACCATTGACGTGCATGACGCAGCTCAGAGGGCTGCCCTGTCTCGGAGGACATTCACTGAGAGTCATCAAA GAGATTTTGGATAATGGAGCATCTAGTGAGGTGGAATCTATGAAGCACTGTGAGCGGTATAAAGCTCGAAAG GTTTTAACAGGTGTTTTTGGAGTCGGAGCTAAAACAGCAGACCGATGGATCCGAGAAGGGATACACACTCTTCACCAGTTACGGGATTCAGGACACTCCCTCAATCGAACCCAAAAAGCAG GTGTGGAGCACTATGACGACCTCAATCAGCCGGTCTCTAAGGCGGAGGCTGACGCTGTTGAAGAGATCGTGGCCAAAGCCGTCGTTTCTGTGTTACCAGGAGCACAGATTACTCTGACGGGAGGATTCAGGAG AGGAAAACTGACGGGTCATGATGTTGACTTCCTCATAACCCACCCAGAGGAAGGCAGGGAGGAGGGACTGATGTCTAAAGTGGTGTCCTGGCTGGAGTCACAT GGTTTCCTGCTCTACCAGAAAACAACGAGAAACTCTTACCTGGAGTCGAAGGACGGCCCTGCTCGAATTGCCTCCAACATGGACCGCTTTGAGAGGTGTTTCTCCATCTTCAAACTGGCCAAGGAGGTGAAACGGGAAACAAAACagccagagacacagagagaaactggaTTACAGAATACAGTAGAGGGCCCCTGCAGTGTTGGAGACCACACGCACATACAAGTTGATGACTCGATTCTACAGACGGATCATACTTCACAGAGTCAGATTCACGCCGACGAACAGAGATCCTGTGAAGATGGAGGACTAAAACCTGCAGGACACAAGCCGTGGAGAGCTGTGAGAGTGGACCTAGTGGTTTCTCCTTTCAGCCAGTTTGCTTTTGCTCTGCTCGGCTGGACGGGATCCAAG TTGTTTGAGAGAGACCTGCGACGTTGGGCTGGACAGGAAAAGGCCATGTCTCTAAACAGCCATGCTCTATATGACAACACACAG AAGAGGTATCTTAAAGCCACATCAGAGGAAGAGATATTTGCTCATCTCGGCCTAGAGTTCATTCCTCCATCAGAGAGAAACGCCTGA